One Propionispora hippei DSM 15287 genomic region harbors:
- a CDS encoding Asp23/Gls24 family envelope stress response protein — translation MDVIALVGPSGTGKSHRALIVAHEHAADAIIDDGILIKDSKIIAGYSAKKEPSKIKAVRRAIFMEAEHAEKVRAAIAEVRPSRILVLGTSENMVQKIVDALQLPAISKTILIEDIATKAEIAKARESRLKEGKHIIPVPTIELKPHFSGYMIDPLEIFFKKPQAKRRNKLGEKSIIRPTFSYYGKLLISDAAIASIVDFVATNNTSISKTGQIHIKNSHDRETGISISLDVTVRYGSVLREVVYDAQYRIKSMVEFMTGLLVKDVNIAIKRLSIE, via the coding sequence GTGGATGTAATTGCGTTAGTGGGACCGAGTGGAACCGGTAAGAGTCATCGTGCGCTCATCGTGGCACATGAGCATGCCGCGGATGCCATCATTGATGATGGTATTTTGATAAAAGACAGTAAAATTATCGCCGGCTATTCGGCAAAGAAAGAGCCGAGCAAGATTAAAGCCGTACGGCGGGCCATCTTTATGGAGGCCGAGCACGCCGAAAAGGTGCGGGCTGCCATTGCCGAAGTACGGCCGTCCCGTATTTTGGTCCTGGGTACTTCGGAAAACATGGTGCAGAAAATCGTCGATGCCTTGCAATTGCCGGCGATCAGCAAGACTATTTTAATTGAGGACATTGCTACGAAAGCCGAGATCGCCAAAGCGAGGGAAAGCCGCCTGAAAGAGGGGAAACATATCATACCGGTACCGACCATTGAATTGAAACCTCATTTTTCCGGCTACATGATTGACCCTTTGGAAATATTCTTTAAGAAGCCCCAGGCCAAACGGCGAAATAAGCTGGGAGAAAAGTCGATTATCCGTCCTACTTTTAGCTATTATGGTAAGCTCTTGATTTCCGATGCGGCCATCGCTTCGATTGTCGATTTTGTAGCAACCAATAATACCTCAATTAGTAAAACCGGGCAAATTCATATAAAAAATTCCCATGACCGGGAGACAGGCATATCCATCTCGCTGGATGTTACCGTCCGGTACGGGAGTGTGCTCCGGGAAGTGGTCTATGATGCCCAGTACCGGATAAAGAGTATGGTTGAGTTTATGACCGGTCTAT
- a CDS encoding translation initiation factor 2, which yields MDTEVSLITDLKARISELEDKVEALRLSRRVLMNLLDLLEREKSEQLSKLALQNEKLLRNNTRYARKLMHYTTRITELERQVQNNFHRPT from the coding sequence ATGGATACAGAAGTCAGCCTCATTACAGACTTGAAGGCTCGCATCAGCGAGTTGGAGGATAAGGTCGAGGCACTCCGGCTAAGCCGGCGGGTGCTAATGAACTTGCTTGACTTGCTGGAACGAGAAAAAAGTGAACAATTGTCAAAGCTGGCACTGCAAAATGAGAAACTGCTACGGAATAACACCCGGTATGCGCGTAAACTTATGCATTACACTACGCGCATAACCGAGTTAGAACGGCAAGTGCAGAACAATTTCCATAGGCCCACTTGA